The proteins below are encoded in one region of Streptomyces ficellus:
- a CDS encoding TetR/AcrR family transcriptional regulator yields MCISSSPSRRRGGTGGRPRSAEADAAILTATRAALVELGWSKLTMGDVAGRAGVAKTTLYRRWAGKNELVVDAVAVLFDELELPDRGSLMADIEGVVVQFAALLERPETKTALMAVIAESTRDEPLRERIRTLIVERQKRLVLAGRERAQARGELPASPASATGTDDLIFDVIAGAVVHRALVSAEPVDADWVQRFTALLLGGLGAAART; encoded by the coding sequence ATGTGCATCAGCTCCAGCCCCTCGCGCCGCCGTGGCGGCACCGGTGGCCGCCCCCGTTCGGCGGAGGCCGACGCCGCGATACTGACGGCGACCCGGGCCGCCCTGGTCGAGCTGGGCTGGTCGAAGCTCACGATGGGCGACGTCGCCGGCCGCGCCGGGGTCGCCAAGACGACCCTCTACCGGCGCTGGGCCGGGAAGAACGAGCTGGTCGTCGACGCCGTCGCCGTCCTCTTCGACGAGCTGGAACTGCCCGACCGCGGCAGCCTGATGGCCGACATCGAGGGCGTGGTCGTGCAGTTCGCGGCGCTGCTGGAGCGGCCGGAGACCAAGACGGCGCTGATGGCCGTCATCGCCGAGTCCACCCGCGACGAGCCGCTGCGCGAGCGGATCCGCACCCTGATCGTCGAGAGGCAGAAGCGCCTCGTCCTGGCGGGGCGGGAGCGCGCCCAGGCCCGCGGTGAGCTGCCCGCGAGCCCGGCGTCCGCGACGGGCACCGACGACCTGATCTTCGACGTGATCGCCGGCGCGGTGGTCCACCGCGCGCTGGTCAGCGCCGAGCCCGTCGACGCGGACTGGGTCCAGCGCTTCACCGCCCTGCTGCTGGGCGGCCTGGGCGCCGCGGCCCGCACCTGA
- a CDS encoding DUF6114 domain-containing protein, whose amino-acid sequence MSAESTGSRGFTYWRLRFRAWRGNRPFWGGLFTMIGGLPIAYLPYADLRLGNMTIAMATTAGAGSLIIGVLLVTLGLTMWFHSVVRVFAGVAAIVLALVSLPVANIGGFLIGFLFALLGGALSASWAPGTPVDKTAEPAEPAEGDGERADELSAVAPQSNATDSTIDANGGRNSAG is encoded by the coding sequence ATGAGCGCCGAGTCCACTGGTTCCCGCGGATTCACCTACTGGCGGCTGCGCTTCCGCGCGTGGCGGGGCAACCGGCCTTTCTGGGGCGGTCTGTTCACCATGATCGGCGGCCTGCCGATCGCCTACCTTCCGTACGCCGACCTCCGACTCGGCAACATGACGATCGCCATGGCGACCACGGCCGGTGCCGGCTCGCTGATCATCGGCGTCCTCCTGGTCACGCTGGGCCTGACGATGTGGTTCCACTCCGTCGTCCGGGTGTTCGCGGGGGTCGCCGCCATCGTCCTGGCGCTCGTCTCCCTGCCGGTGGCCAACATCGGAGGGTTCCTCATCGGCTTCCTCTTCGCCCTGCTCGGCGGCGCCCTGTCCGCCTCCTGGGCGCCGGGCACGCCGGTGGACAAGACGGCCGAACCGGCCGAACCGGCCGAGGGGGACGGCGAGCGGGCCGACGAGTTGTCGGCCGTGGCCCCGCAGAGCAACGCGACCGACAGCACGATCGACGCCAACGGCGGGAGGAACAGTGCGGGGTGA
- a CDS encoding DUF6230 family protein, with protein MKSQVRGGTRWKRFAVVMVPSVAATAAIGIGLAQGALAASFSISGQEFKVKASELTGTKFVQYGSYAEGKTLKGEKFAAPVAVSGFKTATITNMCQSVVTPHVPLIGTVSLELKAGTGAEKVQAEDIYLDVSDLEADAEFKKIDIGVAAGSLKKNDTDPGIQPGTEARANPFGFGQRADEVTLRNVEQKAWATTAGTFKLPDLSLKLHRGTKECFQD; from the coding sequence ATGAAGTCCCAGGTTCGCGGTGGGACCAGATGGAAGCGGTTCGCCGTAGTCATGGTGCCGAGTGTGGCCGCGACGGCCGCGATAGGCATCGGCCTGGCCCAGGGAGCGCTGGCGGCATCGTTCAGCATCTCCGGCCAGGAGTTCAAGGTTAAGGCCTCTGAACTCACCGGTACCAAGTTCGTCCAGTACGGCAGCTACGCCGAGGGCAAGACCCTCAAGGGCGAGAAGTTCGCCGCGCCGGTGGCGGTGTCGGGCTTCAAGACGGCCACGATCACCAACATGTGCCAGTCCGTCGTGACGCCGCACGTGCCGCTGATCGGTACCGTCAGCCTGGAGCTGAAGGCCGGTACGGGCGCGGAGAAGGTCCAGGCGGAGGACATCTACCTGGATGTCTCCGACCTCGAGGCCGACGCCGAGTTCAAGAAGATCGACATCGGCGTTGCCGCCGGTTCCCTGAAGAAGAACGACACCGACCCCGGCATCCAGCCGGGTACCGAGGCGAGGGCCAACCCCTTCGGTTTCGGTCAGCGCGCCGACGAGGTGACGCTGCGGAACGTGGAGCAGAAGGCGTGGGCGACCACGGCCGGCACGTTCAAGCTGCCGGACCTGAGCCTCAAGCTCCACCGTGGCACCAAGGAGTGCTTCCAGGACTAG
- a CDS encoding tetratricopeptide repeat protein, with amino-acid sequence MQPRNMSMSGVVDLAAVKAAGEAKAKAEQARAQAAREGGGGAVPPSALVIDVDEAGFERDILQRSTEVPVVIDFWAEWCEPCKQLGPLLERLAAEYNGRFVLAKIDVDANQMLMQQFGIQGIPAVFAVVAGQALPLFQGAAPEAQIRQTLDELIRVGEERFGLTGIVVDQEAPGASAEAPAQPAGPYDTLLEAAVRALDANDFGGAIQAYKNVLADDPGNTEAKLGLAQAELLSRVQGMDPQVVRKSAADDPADVPAQLAAADLDLVGGHVEDAFGRLVDTVRRTAGDDRDTARVRLLELFEVIGPDDPRVTKARSALARVLF; translated from the coding sequence ATGCAGCCTAGGAACATGTCCATGAGCGGCGTCGTCGACCTCGCCGCGGTGAAGGCGGCCGGAGAGGCCAAGGCGAAGGCGGAGCAGGCGCGCGCCCAGGCCGCCCGGGAGGGCGGCGGCGGAGCGGTGCCCCCGTCGGCCCTGGTGATCGATGTAGACGAGGCGGGCTTCGAGCGCGACATCCTCCAGCGCTCCACCGAGGTGCCCGTCGTCATCGACTTCTGGGCCGAGTGGTGCGAGCCGTGCAAGCAGCTCGGCCCCCTGCTGGAGCGACTGGCCGCCGAGTACAACGGCCGTTTCGTCCTCGCCAAGATCGACGTCGACGCCAACCAGATGTTGATGCAGCAGTTCGGTATCCAGGGGATCCCGGCCGTCTTCGCGGTGGTCGCCGGTCAGGCGCTGCCGCTCTTCCAGGGGGCGGCGCCCGAGGCGCAGATCCGCCAGACCCTGGACGAACTGATCCGGGTCGGCGAGGAGCGGTTCGGCCTCACCGGCATCGTGGTCGACCAGGAGGCGCCCGGCGCTTCCGCCGAGGCCCCGGCGCAGCCGGCCGGCCCGTACGACACGCTGCTGGAGGCGGCGGTGCGGGCGCTGGACGCCAACGACTTCGGCGGGGCGATCCAGGCGTACAAGAACGTCCTCGCCGACGACCCGGGCAACACCGAGGCCAAGCTGGGCCTCGCCCAGGCCGAACTGCTCTCCCGGGTGCAGGGCATGGACCCGCAGGTCGTCCGCAAGAGCGCCGCGGACGACCCCGCCGACGTCCCCGCCCAGCTCGCCGCCGCCGACCTGGACCTGGTGGGCGGTCACGTGGAGGACGCCTTCGGCCGGCTCGTCGACACCGTGCGCCGTACGGCGGGCGACGACCGCGACACGGCGCGGGTGCGGCTGCTGGAGCTGTTCGAGGTGATCGGCCCCGACGACCCGCGGGTCACCAAGGCCCGTTCGGCGCTGGCGCGCGTGCTCTTCTGA
- a CDS encoding DUF4160 domain-containing protein: MSLPGRRRGRRAGPAKTLTSGIVLATTAAVLGGLVTAVPAAAEEPGDHPTNPYERTLRISLGAMNRGDRCQVARAVHYGGPEMKTHARDKLAGSEAELRKVVADWSFGSLGQAQDRDKEAGFAYATTFRDRQAKLDTTNKPYAAVNSFGGRDYHAPEFGGEILAFTLRDQPELYYKTWDDPTPRPGKPSLDKARQVFDALSTPDDPWATAYKPFADIELFGYPNEKPGSANDIATFLRFGGFPTKTPEPDSAEFRSEVEALKLAWAGCDSANPVDHYRALSGVVLQAYTEWEAEYASQAAQRKEIVTAEMAAAKELRTATDAMIEGIRQAWQADQILFWQKHWLANKDALDYPKPAAFTKATADLNAARAAAATQVTVANAAVTRAKTAADKAAAQQAAAWTIADQAKVPRGRGLMYAQQSVQVAKASYAATQAAAKTALTASNAAKATVANSGALYALSQTQAHALNTEFRKAAALEAAAQAKAAATAAEAQAKEAAANATKAKNAQATAEAAEQTAKAGAAEAKRQRAIAEAEKANAVREHANATSERQKAAAAAQRAQTERDAAGRARGSAEAAGATAAEQREAAEAAEARAALARSNAEAAERDKDAKASRASALEAAAAAAEGTSSAGEARQAATAARTAANEATGAASRARAAANDASTAAVNARSAATRAQAAASRSRAAADAAWSAYMTTSAAAATAHAAAAEAIDAAAAANVNARNAEAEAKKAQAAAVKARQEATAAQAEAVKTAAWAAKTAGFAYAAGQAAAGARDAAKAVTVAANQAITVGGPYRETDTSAAFAVLVGQTSKTMAEQQAAAAKAKADEAAKAAAEAKALADKAAGDAKIAAQAASAAAADAAKALQFAAAARASAAEADKAAAAAKKADANAQKYDAQAGADAMHASFAANDAESEAAAADREATDAERDAAGARANATAAEKDAGSARATATQAETDATAAETAATHAVEDATEADKAADRAEAEERERERQAVKERLEANGGDTGADLTLDEEELLRRECGEECVADFRAAKALAGQGVIDWLKANGGEILLEEIGYRDLERCFGEFDIESCLWTLVKAVPVAKAWSVGKAVVRVASGIGGFLENSVKAKRTLDKFRKIIDDAKQGKGKACPVKPKPAAVRSASFAAPAGALTARAAAAAEYPGVGTIVNQNGITIQIYSNDHAPPHAHVKGKGGEVRIGQNGRPLKDEPELSRLQKAVVDNNIRTIRENIRVAMERHKANGGC, translated from the coding sequence ATGTCCCTGCCCGGACGACGGCGCGGCAGACGCGCCGGTCCGGCGAAGACCCTGACGTCGGGCATCGTCCTGGCGACCACGGCCGCGGTCCTGGGCGGCCTCGTGACGGCCGTCCCGGCCGCCGCCGAGGAGCCCGGCGACCACCCCACGAACCCCTACGAGCGCACGCTGCGCATCAGCCTCGGCGCGATGAACCGCGGCGACCGCTGCCAGGTCGCCCGGGCCGTCCACTACGGCGGCCCGGAGATGAAGACCCACGCCCGCGACAAGCTCGCGGGCAGCGAGGCCGAGCTGCGCAAGGTCGTCGCCGACTGGAGCTTCGGGTCCCTCGGCCAGGCCCAGGACCGGGACAAGGAGGCGGGCTTCGCCTACGCCACCACGTTCCGGGACCGCCAGGCCAAGCTCGACACCACCAACAAGCCGTACGCGGCGGTCAACTCGTTCGGCGGCCGGGACTACCACGCGCCCGAGTTCGGCGGCGAGATCCTCGCCTTCACCCTGCGCGACCAGCCGGAGCTGTACTACAAGACGTGGGACGACCCCACGCCCCGGCCCGGCAAGCCGTCGCTCGACAAGGCCAGGCAGGTCTTCGACGCCCTCTCGACGCCGGACGACCCCTGGGCCACGGCGTACAAGCCCTTCGCGGACATCGAGCTGTTCGGCTACCCGAACGAGAAGCCCGGCTCGGCCAACGACATCGCGACGTTCCTGCGCTTCGGCGGCTTCCCGACGAAGACCCCCGAGCCGGACTCGGCGGAGTTCCGCTCCGAGGTGGAGGCGCTGAAGCTCGCCTGGGCGGGCTGCGACAGCGCCAACCCCGTCGACCACTACCGCGCGCTGTCCGGCGTGGTGCTCCAGGCCTACACCGAGTGGGAGGCGGAGTACGCGTCCCAGGCGGCGCAGCGCAAGGAGATCGTCACCGCCGAGATGGCGGCGGCGAAGGAACTGCGCACCGCCACCGACGCGATGATCGAGGGCATCCGGCAGGCCTGGCAGGCCGACCAGATCCTGTTCTGGCAGAAGCACTGGCTCGCCAACAAGGACGCCCTGGACTACCCCAAGCCGGCCGCCTTCACCAAGGCGACCGCCGACCTGAACGCGGCCCGCGCCGCCGCGGCCACCCAGGTGACCGTGGCCAACGCCGCGGTGACCCGCGCCAAGACGGCCGCCGACAAGGCCGCCGCCCAGCAGGCCGCCGCCTGGACGATCGCCGACCAGGCCAAGGTGCCGCGCGGCCGCGGCCTGATGTACGCGCAGCAGTCCGTACAGGTCGCGAAGGCGTCGTACGCCGCCACCCAGGCCGCCGCCAAGACGGCCCTCACCGCGTCCAACGCGGCCAAGGCCACCGTCGCGAACAGCGGCGCGCTCTACGCCCTGAGCCAGACCCAGGCGCACGCGCTCAACACCGAGTTCCGCAAGGCCGCCGCCCTGGAGGCCGCCGCCCAGGCGAAGGCCGCCGCCACGGCCGCCGAGGCCCAGGCGAAGGAAGCCGCCGCCAACGCCACCAAGGCGAAGAACGCCCAGGCGACGGCCGAGGCCGCCGAACAGACCGCGAAGGCCGGCGCCGCCGAGGCGAAGCGCCAGCGCGCGATCGCGGAGGCGGAGAAGGCCAACGCGGTCCGGGAGCACGCCAACGCCACCTCCGAGCGGCAGAAGGCCGCCGCTGCGGCGCAGCGCGCCCAGACCGAGCGCGACGCGGCCGGGCGTGCCCGCGGTTCCGCGGAAGCGGCCGGCGCGACCGCCGCGGAGCAGCGCGAGGCCGCCGAGGCCGCCGAGGCCCGCGCGGCCCTGGCCCGCTCCAACGCCGAGGCCGCCGAGCGGGACAAGGACGCCAAGGCCTCACGTGCCTCCGCGCTGGAAGCGGCCGCCGCCGCGGCGGAGGGCACCAGCAGCGCCGGCGAGGCGCGACAGGCCGCGACCGCGGCCCGCACCGCCGCGAACGAGGCCACCGGGGCGGCGAGCCGTGCCCGGGCAGCGGCCAACGACGCCTCCACCGCCGCGGTGAACGCCCGCTCGGCCGCCACCCGCGCGCAGGCCGCGGCGTCGCGGTCCCGCGCGGCGGCCGACGCGGCGTGGTCCGCCTACATGACCACGAGCGCCGCAGCGGCCACCGCGCACGCCGCGGCCGCCGAGGCCATCGACGCGGCCGCCGCCGCCAATGTCAACGCCCGCAACGCCGAGGCCGAGGCGAAGAAGGCCCAGGCCGCCGCCGTCAAGGCGCGGCAGGAGGCCACGGCCGCGCAGGCGGAGGCCGTCAAGACGGCCGCGTGGGCGGCCAAGACGGCCGGATTCGCGTACGCGGCGGGCCAGGCCGCCGCCGGCGCCCGGGACGCGGCGAAGGCCGTGACCGTCGCCGCCAACCAGGCCATCACCGTCGGCGGTCCGTACCGCGAGACCGACACCTCCGCGGCGTTCGCGGTGCTGGTGGGCCAGACGTCCAAGACGATGGCCGAGCAGCAGGCCGCCGCCGCCAAGGCCAAGGCCGACGAGGCCGCCAAGGCGGCAGCCGAGGCGAAGGCGCTCGCCGACAAGGCCGCCGGTGACGCCAAGATCGCGGCGCAGGCGGCATCCGCCGCCGCCGCGGACGCGGCCAAGGCGCTCCAGTTCGCCGCCGCGGCACGCGCCTCGGCCGCCGAGGCCGACAAGGCCGCGGCCGCCGCGAAGAAGGCCGACGCCAACGCGCAGAAGTACGACGCCCAGGCCGGCGCCGACGCCATGCACGCCTCGTTCGCGGCGAACGACGCCGAGTCGGAGGCGGCAGCCGCCGACCGGGAGGCCACCGACGCCGAGCGTGACGCGGCCGGCGCCCGGGCCAACGCCACGGCGGCCGAGAAGGACGCGGGCAGCGCACGGGCGACCGCCACACAGGCGGAGACGGACGCCACCGCCGCCGAGACCGCCGCGACCCACGCGGTCGAGGACGCCACGGAGGCCGACAAGGCCGCCGACCGGGCCGAGGCCGAGGAGCGCGAGCGGGAGCGACAGGCCGTCAAGGAGCGGCTCGAGGCCAACGGCGGCGACACCGGGGCGGACCTCACCCTCGACGAGGAGGAGCTGCTGCGGCGGGAGTGCGGCGAGGAGTGCGTCGCGGACTTCCGTGCCGCCAAGGCACTGGCCGGCCAGGGCGTCATCGACTGGCTGAAGGCCAACGGCGGCGAGATCCTCCTGGAGGAGATCGGCTACCGCGACCTCGAGCGCTGCTTCGGCGAGTTCGACATCGAGAGCTGCCTGTGGACGCTGGTGAAGGCCGTGCCCGTCGCGAAGGCGTGGTCGGTCGGCAAGGCGGTCGTCCGGGTCGCGAGCGGCATCGGCGGCTTCCTGGAGAACTCCGTCAAGGCCAAGCGGACGCTCGACAAGTTCCGCAAGATCATCGACGACGCCAAGCAGGGCAAGGGCAAGGCCTGCCCGGTGAAGCCCAAGCCCGCCGCGGTACGCAGTGCCTCGTTCGCCGCTCCGGCGGGGGCCCTCACGGCCCGCGCGGCGGCTGCGGCGGAGTACCCGGGCGTCGGCACGATCGTCAACCAGAACGGCATCACCATCCAGATCTACTCCAACGACCACGCCCCGCCGCACGCGCACGTCAAGGGCAAGGGCGGCGAGGTCCGTATCGGTCAGAACGGCAGGCCGCTGAAGGACGAGCCGGAACTTTCCCGCCTCCAGAAGGCGGTCGTCGACAACAACATCCGTACCATCAGGGAGAACATCCGGGTCGCCATGGAAAGGCACAAGGCAAATGGCGGATGCTGA
- a CDS encoding SDR family NAD(P)-dependent oxidoreductase has product MNWSGRTVLVTGAEGFIGSTLVDLLVERGARVRAFVHYKPYGDKGNLRHRMDDVEMIAGDVRDPGRVMDAVAGCDTVFHLAALIGIPYSYDSPGAYVQTNVTGTENVAEACRRHAVRRLVHTSTSEVYGTAITAPIGEDHPLQPQSPYSASKIGADMMALSHWHAFELPVTVVRPFNTYGPRQSARAVIPTILAQLHSGAREIRLGSLAPTRDFTYVTDTARGFLALAECDRALGEVVNLGTGEEIAIGDLARRLIEASGRDGVDIVVDPARLRPSGSEVERLLSDNTRARDWAGWQPEMSLGEGLKRTSEWIADHLHLFAANRYQV; this is encoded by the coding sequence ATGAACTGGTCCGGCCGCACCGTCCTCGTCACCGGCGCCGAAGGCTTCATCGGCTCCACCCTCGTCGACCTGCTCGTCGAACGCGGCGCCCGCGTCCGCGCGTTCGTGCACTACAAGCCGTACGGCGACAAGGGCAACCTCCGCCACCGCATGGACGACGTCGAGATGATCGCGGGCGACGTCCGCGACCCCGGCCGCGTCATGGACGCCGTCGCCGGCTGCGACACCGTCTTCCACCTGGCCGCCCTGATCGGCATCCCGTACAGCTACGACTCGCCCGGCGCGTACGTCCAGACGAACGTCACCGGCACCGAGAACGTCGCCGAGGCCTGCCGCCGGCACGCCGTGCGGCGCCTGGTGCACACCTCCACCAGCGAGGTGTACGGGACCGCCATCACCGCCCCGATCGGCGAGGACCACCCGCTCCAGCCGCAGTCGCCGTACTCGGCGTCCAAGATCGGCGCCGACATGATGGCGCTGTCCCACTGGCACGCCTTCGAACTGCCGGTCACGGTGGTACGCCCGTTCAACACGTACGGGCCGCGCCAGTCCGCCCGCGCGGTCATCCCCACGATCCTCGCCCAACTCCACTCGGGTGCCCGCGAGATCAGGCTCGGCTCCCTCGCCCCGACCCGGGACTTCACCTACGTCACGGACACCGCGCGCGGATTCCTCGCGCTCGCGGAGTGCGACCGGGCGCTCGGCGAGGTGGTCAACCTGGGTACGGGCGAGGAGATCGCCATCGGCGACCTGGCGCGCCGGCTCATCGAGGCCTCGGGGCGCGACGGTGTCGACATCGTCGTCGACCCGGCGCGACTGCGCCCGTCGGGCAGCGAGGTGGAGCGCCTGCTGTCGGACAACACCCGGGCCCGCGACTGGGCGGGCTGGCAGCCGGAGATGTCCCTGGGGGAGGGCCTGAAGCGGACGTCGGAGTGGATCGCGGACCACCTCCACCTCTTCGCCGCCAACCGCTACCAGGTCTGA